From the genome of Vicia villosa cultivar HV-30 ecotype Madison, WI unplaced genomic scaffold, Vvil1.0 ctg.001162F_1_1_1, whole genome shotgun sequence, one region includes:
- the LOC131633662 gene encoding hypothetical protein At1g04090-like → MDSCFSTCFVMNLFKRKQSRTRPVDTVFNLPIVSPNWPPGSGFASGIIDLGGIQVSQVSTFNKIWATYDGGQDNQGATVFEPTRIPQGFSMLGSYSQPNNKPLFGYVLVAKDVSSSTSNSTLKKPIDYTLVFNTSSLKVTQDSNCYIWLPVAPDGYKALGHVVTTTPDKPPLDKIKCVREDLTDQCESSSWIWGSNDVNFYDVRPINRGTQAPGVSVGTFVAQNGGETSPPSISCLKNLNSVSKIMPNLLQINSILQVYSPLMYLHPDEEYLPSSVNWFFSNGALLYKKGEESNPVPIAQNGINLPQDPNNDGTYWLDLPADDANKDKVKKGNLQSAESYVHVKPMLGGTFTDIAMWIFYPFNGPGRAKVKFLDIKLGKIGEHVGDWEHVTLRVSNLDGQLWKMYFSQHSKGEWVDSSQLEFQTDNNKRPVFYSSLHGHASYPHEGLVLQGRNGIGIRNDSAKSSMIMDLGKFVLVSAEYLEPFVVEPSWLKYFREWGPKIDYDLDEELRKVEKILPWKLKDVFENIIRSLPKEVLGEEGPTGPKVKNNWSGDEV, encoded by the exons ATGGATAGTTGTTTTTCCACATGTTTTGTAATGAATCTTTTCAAGAGAAAACAATCCCGAACTCGCCCCGTCGACACCGTATTCAACCTTCCAATTGTTTCACCTAATTGGCCACCAG GTAGTGGTTTTGCAAGTGGAATCATTGATCTTGGTGGGATACAAGTATCTCAAGTATCAACATTTAACAAAATTTGGGCAACCTATGATGGTGGACAAGATAATCAAGGTGCAACTGTGTTTGAACCAACAAGAATACCTCAAGGATTCTCTATGCTAGGTAGCTACTCCCAACCTAACAACAAACCTCTTTTTGGATATGTTCTTGTTGCAAAAGATGTTTCTTCAAGCACAAGCAATAGTACTTTAAAGAAACCAATAGATTATACACTTGTATTCAACACTTCATCTCTTAAGGTTACTCAAGATAGCAATTGCTATATTTGGCTACCAGTAGCACCTGATGGATACAAAGCTTTAGGCCATGTTGTCACAACAACACCAGATAAACCTCCCCTTGACAAAATCAAGTGTGTTAGAGAAGACCTCACAGACCAATGCGAGTCGTCTTCGTGGATTTGGGGATCAAACGACGTAAATTTCTACGATGTTAGACCAATCAATCGAGGAACTCAAGCCCCCGGTGTTAGCGTTGGCACTTTCGTTGCACAGAATGGTGGCGAAACTAGCCCTCCATCAATTTCATGTTTGAAGAATCTCAATTCCGTTTCAAAAATCATGCCGAATTTACTTCAAATTAATTCAATTCTCCAAGTTTACTCTCCTTTGATGTACTTGCATCCGGACGAAGAATACTTACCTTCCTCGGTAAATTGGTTTTTCTCGAATGGAGCATTACTATACAAGAAAGGCGAAGAATCAAATCCCGTTCCAATAGCGCAAAACGGTATTAACCTTCCTCAAGATCCTAACAATGATGGTACTTATTGGCTAGACCTACCTGCTGATGATGCAAATAAAGATAAAGTCAAAAAAGGAAATTTACAAAGTGCAGAATCTTATGTACATGTGAAACCAATGCTTGGAGGAACCTTCACTGATATTGCCATGTGGATATTTTACCCTTTCAATGGACCTGGAAGAGCAAAAGTAAAGTTTCTAGATATTAAATTAGGGAAAATAGGTGAACATGTTGGTGATTGGGAGCATGTGACATTAAGGGTAAGTAACTTAGATGGTCAGTTATGGAAAATGTACTTTTCACAACATAGTAAAGGTGAATGGGTTGATTCATCTCAGCTTGAGTTTCAAACTGATAACAATAAGAGACCAGTTTTTTACTCTTCATTGCATGGTCATGCTTCATATCCACATGAAGGACTAGTTCTACAAGGGAGAAATGGAATAGGGATTAGAAATGATAGTGCTAAGAGTAGCATGATTATGGATTTGGGAAAATTTGTGTTGGTTTCAGCTGAGTATTTGGAGCCTTTTGTGGTAGAGCCATCTTGGTTGAAGTATTTTAGGGAATGGGGGCCAAAGATTGATTATGACTTAGATGAGGAGTTGAGGAAGGTGGAGAAGATATTGCCATGGAAGcttaaagatgtttttgaaaatattattaggAGTTTGCCAAAAGAAGTGTTGGGAGAAGAAGGACCAACTGGTCCAAAGGTGAAGAATAATTGGAGTGGTGATGAAGTTTGA